The following coding sequences lie in one Pseudorasbora parva isolate DD20220531a chromosome 18, ASM2467924v1, whole genome shotgun sequence genomic window:
- the ppp1r14ba gene encoding protein phosphatase 1, regulatory (inhibitor) subunit 14Ba, with protein MAAVTSPETTPQPRVYFQTPPGTEEEVPQKQGRVTVKYDRKELRRRLNLEEWIVSQLMNLYDCEEDEVPELEIDVDELLDLPNDVERAIRVKMLLVDCYKPNDDFVAALLEKVRGMQKLSTPQKKGELTP; from the exons ATGGCAGCGGTAACGAGTCCGGAAACGACACCTCAGCCCCGGGTCTATTTTCAAACACCTCCCGGTACCGAAGAAGAAGTGCCACAGAAGCAAGGACGAGTGACCGTAAAATATGACAGAAAAGAATTGAGGAGGCGGCTGAATTTGGAGGAGTGGATAGTTAGCCAGTTAATGAATCTGTACGATTGCGAG GAAGATGAGGTGCCTGAACTGGAAATAGATGTGGATGAGCTTCTGGATCTGCCCAACGATGTTGAGAGAGCCATTCGAGTGAAG ATGCTGCTGGTCGACTGTTACAAGCCTAATGAT GACTTTGTGGCAGCGCTGCTGGAGAAGGTTCGAGGGATGCAGAAACTCAGCACCCCGCAGAAGAAAGGGGAGCTGACGCCATGA